A part of Helicobacter himalayensis genomic DNA contains:
- a CDS encoding Eco57I restriction-modification methylase domain-containing protein produces the protein MQNYPFLNNNLFTTYTLEVDFPKIYDFTKNQAQAQNALKSIQSLYNKALFEKQNEHQFEDTFITKVLEILGWEFVRQDEKIIQGKLEKPDFLLFSNLDSKKAYQNIPKDERQASNAQISVILESKAYNVEVDNKKIKENPHFQLLRYLSNLKKDFGFLTNGRVWRFYDNSKLSAQKVFYEINLESIIESNDAEGFNYFYYIFQANNFAQKTSDTQSQTTITDILNKNNQAKINIEDDLQSLIYGINGKDSLFEEIGSCIYAKNQNAKLKDIYQSSLYFIFRLLFIAYFEDKFDSVLQSHSSFKKKISLYSLLSRLKQEEKESEENESFVGIDELERIFRIYNKGNPNLDMPIFNGGLFDEANAPLLKTPKIFNDKTLIHILDSLFNYQGTDTQNTLFRRDYRTLSVAHLGTIYEGLLSYFFAVAEEEVFYLVYAPKKGKGKLDSIEGYFDSYDYAKIKKDSTIHREATYKKGQIYLKNTSNSRKSTASFYTPESITKFLVQSALKDRLDDSNILHFKILDNACGSGHFLVEALNQITQIVQSDFDSFPALKKIYEQEKQTIQNNICAFIKGYEADESDILKRLLLKRVIFGVDLNPFSIELTKLSLWIDSFIFGTPLSFLEHHIKCGNALIGTSIREFTQYFNALQKAKGGNLFISRFLDEFQILSEVFVKLDSIKDTTEAQIKESKRLYKEEIAPTLEKLNLFLNMLNARDFMNAKEAKAFNALTQSDNIENLSEAKEYENLREVIHAYAKEFGFFNYEIEFPEITGSFSCHSEPTGEESRNADSKSFANAQHDKAESQHNKQRSTTHDICLIGFQAIVGNPPWDKTKFSDSDFFPQFISNYRTLSNSEKKEVQENLLAKSYITKEYEETKAFVSVQNDYYKAHFPLNRGSGDGNLFRFFVERNLNLLAPNASLNYVLPSALMLEKGSKILRKEILENKSLVYFYSFENRKGIFRDVDFRYKFALMQIINAKPYHSEHSSCRPELSSCHSEPTGAESHNADSKSFANAQHDKAVSNRDISHFPNAQYDKPHAIQTMFYKTNIEEIYDKSNIIPLTLQDIKTLSPHQLALQEVRGKKDLEILRKCYAAFSPLNLEWLDFRNELHMTQDKDLFIESYRNGLLPLYEGKMIHQFDAEFTNPQYFLNIADFDRRLRSKEIYRLKQDLGIDSKEYGKLLESMLASYSDIPPCHSEGSKATEESHKDSKRGISALSKPQYDKKALEDSFIKYDREFYRLGFRAIARDTDERTLIFSLYQKNIGFGHTMYGSIPKTYALEDCIPPCHSEPTGEESRKRDVLASPQRPKIPRITYKTISHLRLCFALGIFNSLVVDFIARGMIQISVDKTYILRIPLPQPSDKEILENATYLSIAKNALILQLYNDKAGHFKELQEEFNIAQNEIPKTDKAYAQLRAKQDIAIAKLYGLDKEEFCYLLESFKVLQTKQPEFIALLKSLWE, from the coding sequence ATGCAAAACTACCCTTTTCTAAACAATAACCTTTTTACAACTTATACTTTGGAAGTAGATTTCCCTAAGATTTATGATTTTACAAAAAATCAAGCACAAGCACAAAATGCCCTAAAATCTATACAATCTCTCTATAATAAAGCCCTCTTTGAAAAGCAAAACGAACATCAATTTGAAGATACTTTTATTACCAAAGTGCTAGAGATTTTAGGGTGGGAGTTTGTCCGTCAAGATGAGAAAATCATTCAAGGCAAACTAGAAAAACCAGATTTTTTGCTTTTTAGCAATTTGGATTCTAAAAAAGCTTATCAAAATATCCCAAAAGATGAGCGACAAGCAAGTAATGCACAAATTTCAGTGATTTTAGAATCTAAAGCTTATAATGTAGAAGTGGATAATAAAAAAATAAAGGAAAATCCGCATTTCCAGCTTCTCCGTTACCTTAGCAATCTAAAAAAGGATTTTGGATTCCTTACTAATGGTCGCGTATGGCGGTTTTATGATAACTCCAAGCTAAGCGCTCAAAAAGTCTTTTATGAAATCAACCTAGAAAGTATTATAGAATCTAATGACGCGGAGGGCTTTAACTATTTTTACTATATTTTTCAAGCAAACAACTTCGCGCAAAAGACAAGCGATACGCAATCTCAAACTACAATCACAGACATTCTTAACAAAAACAATCAAGCCAAAATCAATATAGAAGATGACTTGCAATCACTCATTTATGGGATTAATGGCAAAGATTCTTTGTTTGAGGAAATTGGCTCTTGCATTTATGCCAAAAATCAAAATGCTAAGCTAAAAGACATTTATCAATCCTCACTTTATTTTATCTTTCGCCTCCTTTTTATCGCTTATTTTGAGGATAAATTTGATTCTGTTCTTCAAAGCCATTCAAGTTTTAAGAAAAAAATTAGTCTCTACTCTCTGCTTTCTCGTCTAAAGCAAGAGGAAAAAGAAAGCGAGGAAAATGAAAGCTTTGTTGGCATTGATGAGCTAGAGAGGATTTTTAGAATCTACAATAAGGGCAATCCAAACTTAGATATGCCAATCTTTAATGGCGGACTTTTTGATGAGGCAAACGCACCGTTACTTAAAACACCCAAAATCTTTAACGATAAGACTTTGATTCATATTTTAGATTCTCTATTTAATTATCAAGGCACAGATACGCAAAATACACTCTTTAGACGTGATTATCGCACCTTGAGTGTGGCACATCTTGGCACGATTTATGAGGGGCTACTCTCTTACTTTTTTGCAGTGGCAGAAGAGGAGGTTTTCTACCTTGTGTATGCACCCAAAAAGGGCAAGGGCAAACTAGATTCTATTGAGGGCTATTTTGATAGCTATGATTATGCAAAAATTAAGAAAGATTCCACAATCCACCGCGAAGCCACTTACAAAAAGGGACAAATCTATCTAAAAAACACGAGTAATTCACGCAAAAGCACTGCGAGTTTTTACACACCAGAATCCATCACCAAATTTCTCGTCCAATCCGCCCTAAAAGATAGGCTAGATGATTCTAATATCTTGCATTTTAAGATTTTGGATAATGCCTGTGGAAGCGGACATTTCCTAGTAGAAGCCTTAAACCAAATCACGCAAATTGTGCAAAGTGATTTTGATTCTTTTCCAGCTCTTAAAAAAATCTACGAACAAGAAAAGCAAACGATACAAAATAATATTTGCGCCTTTATCAAAGGCTATGAAGCCGATGAAAGTGATATTTTAAAGCGACTTTTATTGAAGCGCGTAATTTTTGGAGTGGATTTAAACCCCTTTAGCATAGAACTTACTAAACTTTCTTTGTGGATTGATAGCTTTATTTTTGGCACACCTCTAAGCTTTTTAGAGCATCATATCAAATGCGGAAATGCCCTTATTGGCACGAGTATAAGAGAATTTACGCAGTATTTCAATGCCTTGCAAAAAGCCAAAGGTGGCAATCTCTTTATTTCTAGATTTTTAGATGAATTCCAAATTTTAAGCGAAGTGTTTGTGAAGCTAGATTCTATCAAAGACACCACAGAAGCGCAGATTAAAGAGAGTAAAAGGCTTTATAAAGAGGAGATTGCTCCCACATTAGAAAAGCTCAATCTCTTCTTAAATATGCTAAATGCTAGAGACTTTATGAATGCCAAAGAAGCTAAAGCTTTCAATGCACTTACACAAAGTGATAATATAGAAAACTTAAGCGAAGCAAAAGAGTATGAGAACTTAAGGGAAGTAATTCACGCTTACGCTAAAGAATTTGGCTTTTTTAACTACGAAATAGAGTTTCCAGAGATTACAGGAAGCTTTTCTTGTCATTCTGAGCCAACAGGCGAAGAATCCCGCAATGCAGATTCTAAGAGTTTCGCTAACGCTCAACATGACAAAGCAGAATCTCAACACAACAAACAGAGAAGCACAACACACGATATTTGCCTTATAGGATTCCAAGCTATTGTGGGCAATCCCCCTTGGGATAAGACAAAGTTTAGCGATAGCGACTTTTTCCCGCAATTTATTAGCAACTACCGCACTTTAAGTAATAGTGAAAAAAAGGAAGTGCAAGAGAATCTCTTGGCTAAAAGTTATATTACAAAAGAATATGAAGAGACAAAAGCCTTCGTAAGTGTGCAAAATGACTACTACAAAGCGCATTTTCCACTCAATCGTGGTAGTGGCGATGGCAACTTGTTTCGCTTTTTTGTAGAGCGCAATCTCAATCTTTTAGCTCCAAATGCAAGTCTAAATTATGTGCTTCCTAGTGCTTTAATGCTTGAAAAGGGAAGCAAAATTTTACGCAAAGAGATTTTGGAAAATAAAAGCTTAGTGTATTTTTATAGTTTTGAAAACAGAAAGGGGATATTTAGAGATGTAGATTTTCGCTATAAATTTGCTTTAATGCAGATTATCAATGCGAAGCCTTATCATTCTGAACACTCCTCTTGTCGTCCCGAACTTTCCTCTTGTCATTCTGAGCCGACAGGCGCAGAATCCCATAATGCAGATTCTAAGAGTTTCGCTAACGCTCAACATGACAAAGCGGTTTCCAATAGAGATATTTCGCATTTTCCAAATGCTCAATATGACAAACCACACGCGATTCAAACAATGTTTTATAAAACAAACATTGAGGAAATTTACGATAAATCAAACATTATCCCGCTTACCCTCCAAGACATCAAAACTCTAAGCCCACACCAACTTGCCCTCCAAGAAGTGCGAGGCAAAAAGGATTTAGAAATCTTGCGCAAATGCTATGCTGCCTTTAGCCCGCTTAACCTAGAATGGCTTGATTTTCGTAATGAATTACATATGACGCAAGATAAAGATTTATTTATAGAATCTTACCGCAATGGATTGTTGCCACTTTATGAGGGCAAGATGATACATCAATTTGACGCAGAATTTACTAATCCGCAATATTTTTTAAATATTGCGGACTTTGATAGGCGACTAAGGAGCAAGGAGATTTACCGCTTAAAGCAAGATTTGGGAATAGATTCTAAAGAATATGGGAAGCTTTTAGAATCTATGCTTGCTTCTTATTCTGACATTCCCCCTTGTCATTCTGAAGGAAGCAAAGCGACTGAAGAATCTCATAAAGATTCTAAAAGAGGTATTTCGGCTTTGTCAAAGCCTCAATACGACAAAAAGGCTTTAGAAGATTCCTTTATTAAATACGATAGAGAATTTTACCGCTTAGGATTCCGTGCGATTGCAAGGGATACCGATGAGCGCACATTGATTTTCTCACTTTACCAAAAAAACATAGGTTTTGGACATACAATGTATGGCTCTATACCAAAAACTTATGCGTTAGAAGATTGCATCCCCCCTTGTCATTCTGAGCCGACAGGCGAAGAATCCCGCAAAAGAGATGTTTTGGCTTCTCCTCAACGACCAAAAATCCCAAGAATCACGTATAAAACAATCAGTCATTTGCGCCTATGCTTTGCGCTTGGGATTTTTAATTCTTTGGTGGTGGATTTTATCGCAAGAGGAATGATACAAATTAGTGTGGATAAAACTTATATACTTAGAATCCCCCTCCCTCAACCAAGTGATAAGGAAATTTTAGAAAATGCAACTTATCTCTCTATCGCTAAAAACGCCTTAATCTTGCAGCTTTATAATGATAAAGCAGGGCATTTTAAAGAATTGCAAGAAGAATTTAATATTGCGCAAAATGAGATTCCAAAAACGGATAAAGCCTATGCACAACTAAGGGCAAAGCAAGATATTGCCATTGCTAAGCTGTATGGATTAGACAAAGAGGAGTTTTGCTATCTATTAGAATCTTTTAAAGTTTTGCAAACTAAGCAACCAGAATTTATTGCGTTGCTAAAAAGTTTGTGGGAGTAG
- a CDS encoding restriction endonuclease codes for MEIIFAFAFIFVIFTFFFKRRKSHVYRDYKRFNNISQKYKIYNKQKGDKYELQIGKYYQSQGYKVYFKGINEGRKDEGIDLIAYKNKEAILIQCKNWENSQIKQEHLRIFLGDCTAYIEQNPKIAKRNIHRVFVTSCENMDYGVKKFIENNNLEYKIIPFQG; via the coding sequence ATGGAGATAATATTTGCATTTGCCTTTATATTTGTAATATTTACATTTTTCTTTAAAAGGCGAAAAAGCCATGTTTATAGGGATTATAAACGATTCAATAATATTTCACAAAAATACAAAATATACAACAAACAAAAAGGCGATAAATACGAATTGCAGATTGGCAAATATTATCAAAGTCAGGGTTATAAAGTCTATTTTAAGGGCATTAATGAAGGGCGGAAAGATGAGGGGATTGATTTGATTGCCTACAAAAATAAAGAGGCGATTTTGATTCAGTGTAAAAATTGGGAAAATTCACAAATAAAACAAGAGCATTTGAGAATCTTTTTAGGCGATTGCACCGCATACATAGAGCAAAATCCAAAAATTGCGAAAAGAAATATCCATCGCGTGTTTGTAACAAGCTGTGAAAATATGGACTATGGAGTGAAAAAATTTATAGAAAACAACAACCTAGAATACAAAATAATCCCTTTTCAGGGCTAA
- a CDS encoding DUF2443 family protein — MFERIDIIFRNIEDIRDDINILLAMAKISMLDYIMIKRGSQDMPETLTFTLLGQIDVEVEKLKKEIDALNKLKREMLVF; from the coding sequence ATGTTTGAACGCATTGATATAATTTTCCGCAATATCGAGGATATACGCGATGATATTAACATTCTTTTAGCTATGGCAAAAATTTCGATGCTTGATTACATTATGATTAAACGTGGCTCGCAGGATATGCCAGAAACATTGACTTTCACATTACTTGGTCAAATTGATGTGGAAGTGGAGAAGCTCAAAAAAGAAATCGATGCACTCAATAAGCTAAAAAGGGAAATGTTGGTGTTTTGA
- a CDS encoding KpsF/GutQ family sugar-phosphate isomerase: MDFLKIAKGVLETESGALLDSIKRLDSNELEKIVRLIANAKGKLIVIGVGKSGHIGAKISATLSSTGTPSAFLHPTEAMHGDLGMIQKDDVILAISYSGESQELLDVIPHIKRFGNLIITMSKDKNSSLSKMGDFFLNIFVEKEACPLNTAPTSSTTLTLALGDVLAVCLMYYRDFKHDDFASFHPGGSLGKRLFVKIRDLMQTQNLPIIEWDTPLKESIVVMTQARLGNALITKNGKLVAVLSDGDLRRALLKEDFNLEENVLKYATKNPKTCKDADMLAFDALKFIEENKIQILVITDKQDKIQGVIHLHTLISAGIKS, from the coding sequence ATGGATTTTTTAAAAATTGCCAAAGGAGTGCTAGAGACAGAATCTGGCGCGCTTTTAGATTCTATTAAAAGACTGGATTCTAACGAACTTGAAAAGATTGTAAGGCTTATTGCAAATGCTAAGGGTAAGCTCATTGTCATAGGTGTGGGGAAAAGCGGACATATCGGCGCGAAAATCTCTGCTACACTCTCTAGCACGGGCACGCCTAGCGCGTTTTTGCACCCCACAGAGGCGATGCACGGGGATTTAGGAATGATTCAAAAAGATGATGTGATTTTAGCCATAAGTTATAGCGGGGAAAGCCAAGAATTGCTCGATGTAATCCCGCATATCAAGCGCTTTGGGAATCTGATTATCACAATGAGCAAGGACAAAAACTCCTCACTTTCAAAAATGGGGGATTTTTTTCTTAATATTTTTGTAGAAAAAGAAGCCTGCCCACTCAATACCGCGCCTACAAGCTCTACAACGCTAACGCTCGCACTTGGCGATGTGCTGGCTGTGTGCCTTATGTATTATAGGGATTTTAAGCACGACGACTTCGCGTCATTCCACCCGGGCGGGAGTTTGGGTAAAAGGCTGTTTGTGAAAATTAGAGATTTGATGCAAACACAGAATCTGCCCATTATTGAATGGGACACACCGCTTAAGGAATCTATTGTGGTAATGACGCAAGCAAGGCTAGGAAATGCGCTTATTACAAAAAATGGCAAACTTGTGGCGGTGCTAAGCGATGGAGACTTGCGCCGTGCGCTGCTGAAGGAGGATTTTAACCTAGAAGAGAATGTGTTAAAATACGCAACCAAAAACCCAAAAACCTGCAAGGATGCCGATATGCTTGCTTTTGATGCGCTAAAATTTATCGAGGAAAACAAGATACAAATACTTGTCATCACAGATAAGCAAGACAAAATACAAGGTGTTATACACTTGCATACGCTGATTTCTGCTGGGATTAAATCGTAG
- a CDS encoding 7-cyano-7-deazaguanine synthase, with the protein MKKALALFSGGCDSLIAMKLLKDQGIEVIALHFNIGFGGNKDKMEYFKNATAQIPVELKVIDIREQFFNSVLFKPKYGYGKYFNPCIDCHANMFGNAFAYLLECDADFVISGEVLGQRPKSQRKQALDEVRKLVREIGKDSKFDKILSRDGSDENKPKTLDELLLRPMSAKLLEPSFAEKMGWVDRDKLLDISGRGRTRQLQMIESYGFKYFEKPGGGCLLTQDSIAQKIKDLSAHRTMIFEDIEMIKVGRYLVLENGARCVVGRNEEENQKLSAPNPLMEKITLLDSIGPVGLIEKNASKEDRLLSARIVLGYAKTQQGQEYNVQIGDEIFTTQALEKEKSAQYLLLKS; encoded by the coding sequence ATGAAAAAAGCTTTAGCACTTTTTAGCGGGGGTTGTGATAGCCTCATCGCTATGAAACTTCTTAAAGATCAAGGCATCGAGGTCATCGCGCTACATTTTAATATCGGTTTTGGCGGAAACAAGGACAAAATGGAATATTTCAAAAATGCCACCGCACAAATCCCCGTAGAACTCAAAGTCATTGACATACGCGAGCAGTTTTTCAACTCTGTGCTTTTCAAGCCAAAATATGGCTATGGCAAGTATTTCAACCCCTGCATTGACTGCCACGCAAATATGTTTGGCAACGCATTTGCTTATCTGCTAGAGTGTGACGCAGACTTTGTCATCAGTGGTGAGGTGCTAGGACAGCGTCCAAAATCTCAACGCAAGCAAGCACTTGATGAAGTAAGAAAGCTTGTGCGCGAAATTGGCAAAGATTCTAAATTTGACAAAATCCTAAGTCGCGATGGAAGCGACGAGAATAAGCCAAAAACGCTTGATGAGCTTCTTTTACGCCCGATGAGCGCAAAGCTACTAGAGCCTAGCTTTGCAGAAAAAATGGGCTGGGTGGATAGAGACAAGCTCCTTGATATAAGCGGACGCGGCAGAACTAGACAGCTACAAATGATAGAATCTTATGGATTCAAATATTTTGAAAAGCCCGGCGGTGGGTGCTTGCTCACGCAAGATTCTATCGCACAAAAGATTAAAGACTTGTCTGCGCACCGCACGATGATATTTGAAGATATTGAGATGATAAAAGTGGGGCGCTACCTCGTGCTAGAAAATGGCGCACGCTGTGTGGTTGGAAGGAATGAAGAGGAAAATCAAAAGCTAAGCGCGCCAAATCCGCTGATGGAAAAAATCACGCTTTTAGATTCTATCGGACCAGTGGGATTGATAGAAAAAAACGCATCAAAAGAGGACAGGCTTTTGAGCGCACGCATTGTGCTAGGCTATGCCAAAACACAACAAGGGCAGGAATATAATGTGCAAATTGGTGATGAGATATTCACCACGCAAGCACTTGAAAAGGAAAAAAGCGCACAATATTTGCTACTGAAATCTTAG
- the dnaG gene encoding DNA primase yields MITKQSLERLKEQADIVTIISSYIELRRSGSNFSACCPFHNEKTPSFIVSPARNSYHCYGCGVGGDCISFVMEYEHLNFHQSVEKIAEMLNFTLEYDTKVQKKQSNLLENTTRFYQQRLANNAQILQYLKSRGISQANIESFQLGYAPAGFETIKFLNDTKQDKQEALEFGIIGRDNTREFARFRDRVIFPIHSSSGKVVGFGGRTLDLNNPAKYINSPQSKIFNKSKLLYGYYFAKDSIFRKKKVIVCEGYIDVIMLHQAGFKNAVATLGTALTNEHLPLLQKGDPEIILSYDGDKAGIAAALRASKMLSAKSALGGVVIFEGGKDPADMVQSSAQNNQNGQNPNGIEELERLFSKPIPFIEFVLTQIIATFDLTNPLSKQKALLESQAFLKTLTPLLQAEYVDFLAQQLKITPNLIKIHRTNQSAQTQIYAPTQNDIAESALIYTLLEHRDWLDIALEYIDSDAFIHYKKEFELLLSGQNAQENENLRAIWLNENIKSLETLEEFKAHLRILITQAYKRDLRAVPNLRLDSKQKLESLATIKQKISQLHKGELISYEKSFSTF; encoded by the coding sequence ATGATTACAAAACAAAGCCTTGAACGCTTAAAAGAACAAGCAGATATCGTGACAATTATTAGTTCTTATATCGAGCTAAGGCGCAGTGGAAGTAACTTTAGTGCGTGCTGTCCTTTCCATAATGAAAAAACACCAAGCTTTATTGTAAGCCCCGCGCGCAATAGTTACCATTGCTATGGTTGCGGTGTTGGGGGAGATTGCATTTCTTTTGTGATGGAGTATGAGCATTTAAACTTTCATCAAAGCGTTGAAAAAATCGCAGAAATGCTTAACTTCACGCTTGAATACGACACAAAAGTGCAAAAAAAGCAAAGCAATTTGTTAGAAAACACCACGAGATTCTATCAGCAGCGGCTTGCAAATAACGCGCAGATTCTGCAATACCTAAAATCACGCGGGATTTCTCAAGCAAACATAGAATCTTTCCAGCTAGGCTACGCGCCAGCGGGCTTTGAGACGATAAAATTTCTCAATGATACAAAGCAAGATAAACAGGAAGCGTTAGAGTTTGGGATTATCGGAAGGGACAATACAAGGGAATTTGCGCGCTTTAGAGATCGCGTCATTTTCCCCATACACTCAAGCAGTGGCAAGGTCGTGGGCTTTGGCGGACGCACGCTAGATTTAAACAATCCTGCAAAATATATCAATTCCCCACAAAGCAAGATTTTCAACAAATCAAAATTGCTCTATGGCTACTATTTTGCCAAAGATTCCATATTCCGAAAAAAAAAAGTCATCGTGTGCGAGGGCTATATCGATGTGATTATGTTGCATCAAGCAGGCTTTAAAAACGCTGTGGCGACACTTGGCACGGCTTTGACAAACGAGCATTTACCACTTTTGCAAAAAGGCGATCCAGAGATTATCCTAAGCTATGACGGCGATAAAGCAGGTATTGCAGCAGCATTGCGTGCGAGTAAAATGCTAAGTGCAAAATCCGCGCTTGGTGGCGTGGTGATTTTTGAAGGAGGCAAAGACCCGGCGGATATGGTGCAAAGTAGCGCACAAAATAATCAAAATGGACAAAATCCCAATGGGATAGAGGAGCTCGAGCGCCTTTTTTCAAAGCCAATTCCCTTCATCGAGTTTGTGCTAACACAAATCATCGCGACCTTTGATTTAACTAATCCGCTCTCCAAGCAAAAAGCTCTCTTAGAATCTCAAGCTTTTCTTAAAACGCTCACGCCACTTTTGCAGGCAGAATATGTTGATTTCCTCGCTCAACAACTCAAAATCACACCAAATCTTATCAAGATTCACCGCACAAACCAAAGCGCACAAACACAAATTTATGCGCCAACACAAAACGACATTGCTGAAAGTGCGCTTATCTACACGCTTTTAGAGCATAGAGATTGGCTTGATATCGCGCTTGAATACATTGATAGCGATGCGTTTATACACTACAAAAAAGAATTTGAACTTCTCCTAAGCGGTCAAAACGCGCAAGAAAATGAGAATCTGCGCGCGATTTGGCTAAATGAAAACATCAAAAGCCTAGAAACACTTGAAGAGTTTAAAGCGCATTTACGCATTCTTATCACGCAAGCTTATAAGCGAGATTTGCGCGCTGTGCCAAATCTTAGACTAGATTCTAAGCAAAAATTAGAATCTCTTGCTACAATCAAGCAAAAAATTTCACAACTTCACAAAGGAGAACTTATAAGCTATGAAAAAAGCTTTAGCACTTTTTAG
- a CDS encoding outer membrane family protein — MFHKLPLCLAISAFLAPANILAQEENLHSQTALDSQISQHFHHHHHNDSTQSLHDFEASVGIFGKTSALSSKRENARRDNYSMLYAKMFLEATMFPNLYAGLGAHAFAPFQMDTTFGGEKYDYLSAKFVANQAYLSYKNESGRHSVGLKLGRFEDEFDWVGHSLQGAHAFAKANIFDDTLLKVSALWVNEQAHITREFSSDFNFYRDLYDRQNLYMGEIGLTSYHASLKGFGYVMPEFFSVLGGKTELEFGKRSRFYAKTMLQYAYLDSLFKQEAHHHEHSHSHEGHTHNIGTRGDTYLVWLEQTFAYKNKLEFGAGFQQIGTHFFEIANMGTTMRFEAHNHAHNGFGVIAPGGMHNGSHTTNMYEAKARTWYAFLDYNIRNTSFEILARNSVSAQKTQNALSLGVKHNFTEQLEIGAIGIYMLEKHEAENTLNKSFAKAYFQVQL, encoded by the coding sequence ATTTTTAGCCCCAGCAAATATACTCGCACAAGAGGAAAACTTGCACTCACAAACAGCACTAGATTCTCAAATTTCCCAACATTTCCACCATCACCACCACAATGATAGTACGCAAAGCTTGCACGATTTTGAAGCCTCTGTTGGTATCTTTGGCAAAACTAGCGCGCTTAGCTCGAAAAGAGAAAATGCAAGGCGCGATAATTACTCAATGCTGTATGCCAAAATGTTTTTAGAAGCAACTATGTTTCCCAATCTCTACGCAGGACTTGGCGCGCACGCGTTTGCACCATTTCAGATGGATACAACTTTTGGAGGTGAAAAATACGACTACCTCAGCGCAAAATTTGTCGCAAATCAAGCCTATTTGTCTTACAAAAACGAATCAGGACGCCATAGTGTTGGGCTAAAACTTGGACGCTTTGAAGATGAATTTGATTGGGTTGGGCATTCCTTGCAAGGCGCGCACGCGTTTGCAAAAGCAAATATTTTTGATGATACCTTGCTTAAAGTTTCCGCCCTTTGGGTCAATGAGCAAGCACATATCACAAGGGAATTTTCAAGCGATTTTAACTTTTATAGAGATCTTTATGATAGACAGAATCTCTATATGGGTGAAATAGGGCTTACAAGTTATCACGCATCTTTAAAAGGCTTTGGCTATGTAATGCCTGAATTTTTTAGCGTTTTGGGAGGCAAGACAGAGCTAGAATTTGGCAAGCGCTCGCGCTTTTACGCAAAAACTATGTTGCAATATGCCTATTTAGATTCTCTTTTCAAGCAAGAAGCACATCATCACGAGCATTCTCATAGTCACGAAGGGCATACACACAATATTGGCACACGCGGGGATACTTATCTTGTATGGCTGGAGCAAACCTTTGCCTACAAAAACAAACTAGAATTTGGCGCAGGATTCCAGCAAATTGGCACGCATTTTTTTGAAATTGCAAATATGGGGACAACAATGCGTTTTGAAGCACATAATCACGCGCATAATGGCTTTGGCGTCATCGCGCCGGGCGGTATGCATAACGGAAGCCACACGACAAATATGTATGAGGCAAAAGCGCGCACATGGTATGCGTTCTTGGATTATAACATTCGCAATACCTCATTTGAAATTCTCGCGCGTAATAGCGTGAGTGCGCAAAAAACTCAAAATGCACTAAGTTTGGGCGTGAAGCATAACTTCACAGAGCAGCTAGAAATTGGCGCGATAGGCATATATATGCTTGAAAAACACGAGGCTGAAAACACACTTAACAAAAGCTTTGCTAAAGCCTATTTCCAAGTGCAACTCTAA